From Phalacrocorax carbo chromosome 6, bPhaCar2.1, whole genome shotgun sequence, a single genomic window includes:
- the BTBD19 gene encoding BTB/POZ domain-containing protein 19 isoform X1, translating into MPYGAAASSPGRPASRLPACLPPASCLLPACLRRLPPRPSPRQPMAGPCPARLQGEAAAFTAALRTLVNNPQFSDVTFVVGQEQQKVFAHRCVLACRCQAFRGMFGQGLGSEEPPGSVPPQGPFILGNVQPEVFLAVIEFLYTNSVTLNSHIALEVLTSSVEYGLQDLCKLCVKFIKDTLSVDQVCEALQAAVTYGQADLQQHCLAFIEGCTAAVVRTQGFHELSDVVLARVLRSDRLAMDELDLVEAVREWAHVSSAVLERPVPEVAALPVQELRLPLLAPSELSTLESHNQRDLLIPVESIAAAWRTHALRKGSGVPSHLCRPRRGTRPRDHHRHLDPHAK; encoded by the exons ATGCCGTATGGCGCGGCGGCCTCCTCCCCAGGCCGGCCAGCCtcccgcctgcctgcctgcctcccgccagcctcctgcctgcttCCCGCCTGCCTGCGCCGCCTTCCTCCGCGGCCCTCCCCGAGGCAGCCCATGGCTGGACCCTGCCCGGCACGGCTGCAGGGTGAAGCAGCTGCCTTCACCGCCGCCCTCCGCACCCTGGTCAACAACCCTCAGTTcag TGACGTGACGTTCGTGGTGggccaggagcagcagaaggTGTTTGCGCACCGCTGTGTGCTGGCGTGCCGCTGCCAGGCTTTCCGGGGAATGTTCGGCCAGGGTCTGGGCAGCGAGGAACCCCCCGGAAGTGTCCCACCCCAGGGCCCCTTCATCCTGGGCAACGTGCAGCCCGAGGTCTTCCTCGCCGTCATTGAATTCCTCTACACCAACAGTGTCACCCTTAACAGCCACATA GCACTGGAGGTGCTGACCTCATCCGTGGAGTATGGCCTGCAGGACCTGTGCAAG CTCTGCGTCAAGTTCATCAAGGACACACTCAGTGTGGATCAGGTCTGCGAAGCTCTGCAG GCTGCGGTGACCTACGGGCAGGCAGAcctccagcagcactgcctggcCTTCATCGAGGGCTGCACTGCG GCAGTGGTGCGGACACAGGGCTTCCACGAGCTCTCTGATGTGGTGTTAGCACGGGTGCTGCGCAGCGACCGCCTGGCGATGGATGAGCTGGACCTGGTGGAGGCCGTGCGGGAGTGGGCACATGTCAGCTCA GCCGTCTTGGAGCGCCCAGTGCCAGAGGtggctgccctgcctgtgcaggAGCTGCGCCTGCCCTTGCTGGCACCTAGCGAGCTGTCGACACTGGAGAGCCACAACCAGCGGGACCTGCTCATCCCG GTGGAGAGCATCGCGGCAGCCTGGCGGACCCACGCGCTGAGGAAGGGCAGCGGGGTGCCCTCCCACCTCTGCCGGCCCCGGCGTGGCACGCGGCCCCGCGACCACCACCGCCACCTGGACCCACATGCCAAGTAG
- the BTBD19 gene encoding BTB/POZ domain-containing protein 19 isoform X2, with protein MPYGAAASSPGRPASRLPACLPPASCLLPACLRRLPPRPSPRQPMAGPCPARLQGEAAAFTAALRTLVNNPQFSDVTFVVGQEQQKVFAHRCVLACRCQAFRGMFGQGLGSEEPPGSVPPQGPFILGNVQPEVFLAVIEFLYTNSVTLNSHIALEVLTSSVEYGLQDLCKAAVTYGQADLQQHCLAFIEGCTAAVVRTQGFHELSDVVLARVLRSDRLAMDELDLVEAVREWAHVSSAVLERPVPEVAALPVQELRLPLLAPSELSTLESHNQRDLLIPVESIAAAWRTHALRKGSGVPSHLCRPRRGTRPRDHHRHLDPHAK; from the exons ATGCCGTATGGCGCGGCGGCCTCCTCCCCAGGCCGGCCAGCCtcccgcctgcctgcctgcctcccgccagcctcctgcctgcttCCCGCCTGCCTGCGCCGCCTTCCTCCGCGGCCCTCCCCGAGGCAGCCCATGGCTGGACCCTGCCCGGCACGGCTGCAGGGTGAAGCAGCTGCCTTCACCGCCGCCCTCCGCACCCTGGTCAACAACCCTCAGTTcag TGACGTGACGTTCGTGGTGggccaggagcagcagaaggTGTTTGCGCACCGCTGTGTGCTGGCGTGCCGCTGCCAGGCTTTCCGGGGAATGTTCGGCCAGGGTCTGGGCAGCGAGGAACCCCCCGGAAGTGTCCCACCCCAGGGCCCCTTCATCCTGGGCAACGTGCAGCCCGAGGTCTTCCTCGCCGTCATTGAATTCCTCTACACCAACAGTGTCACCCTTAACAGCCACATA GCACTGGAGGTGCTGACCTCATCCGTGGAGTATGGCCTGCAGGACCTGTGCAAG GCTGCGGTGACCTACGGGCAGGCAGAcctccagcagcactgcctggcCTTCATCGAGGGCTGCACTGCG GCAGTGGTGCGGACACAGGGCTTCCACGAGCTCTCTGATGTGGTGTTAGCACGGGTGCTGCGCAGCGACCGCCTGGCGATGGATGAGCTGGACCTGGTGGAGGCCGTGCGGGAGTGGGCACATGTCAGCTCA GCCGTCTTGGAGCGCCCAGTGCCAGAGGtggctgccctgcctgtgcaggAGCTGCGCCTGCCCTTGCTGGCACCTAGCGAGCTGTCGACACTGGAGAGCCACAACCAGCGGGACCTGCTCATCCCG GTGGAGAGCATCGCGGCAGCCTGGCGGACCCACGCGCTGAGGAAGGGCAGCGGGGTGCCCTCCCACCTCTGCCGGCCCCGGCGTGGCACGCGGCCCCGCGACCACCACCGCCACCTGGACCCACATGCCAAGTAG
- the DYNLT4 gene encoding dynein light chain Tctex-type 4, with protein sequence MAEHPSPGVALAAQVMAVDNTEAPLPRATHRGSQPAVRGAEEGKLPLLASRRSSILSTHPAPLASRRSSLGARRPSLGPWMLHSRVSFSGLPLFQPILKTRLENTYRMQPDEGCKFDAEQVQRVLEGALAGALRTTVYSPQGSAPLAQSLAELLRSRAKEVVPPRYKLVCLVLLSQRGQQSLLVASRALWDPESDSFASATFSNASLFAVATVHGVYFE encoded by the coding sequence ATGGCTGAGCATCCCTCCCCAGGGGtggccctggcagcccaggtgATGGCTGTGGACAACACTGAAGCCCCTCTACCCCGGGCCACCCACCGTGGCTCCCAGCCTGCAGTCCGGGGTGCTGAGGAAGGCAAACTGCCACTCCTGGCCTCCCGCCGCAGCTCCATCCTcagcacccacccagcacccctggcCAGCCGCCGCAGCTCACTTGGGGCCAGGCGCCCTTCCCTTGGCCCCTGGATGCTCCACAGCCGTGTGAGCTTCTCTGGGCTCCCCCTCTTCCAGCCGATCCTCAAGACCCGCCTTGAAAACACTTACAGGATGCAGCCGGATGAAGGCTGCAAATTTGATGCGGAGCAGGTGCAGCGGGTGCTGGAGGGGGCCCTGGCTGGTGCCCTCAGGACCACAGTCTACAGCCCCCAGGGCAGCGCCCCGCTGGCCCAGAGCCTGGCCGAGCTGCTGCGGAGCCGGGCAAAGGAGGTGGTGCCGCCACGCTACAAGCTGGTCTGCCTCGTGCTGCTGAGCCAGCGGggccagcagagcctgctggTGGCCAGCCGGGCACTGTGGGACCCTGAGAGCGACAGCTTCGCCTCTGCCACCTTCTCCAATGCCTCCCTCTTTGCTGTAGCCACAGTGCATGGGGTCTACTTTGAGTAG